A stretch of the Natribaculum luteum genome encodes the following:
- a CDS encoding ribbon-helix-helix domain-containing protein — MSEAGANNGDPEIERINLRISRSFREVIDETWRERGFNSRSEFIRYALRESVNHPEGAGFWKDLAVSEAQFDDGDARSSDEIKAEYGLDEE, encoded by the coding sequence ATGTCGGAAGCTGGCGCTAACAATGGTGACCCCGAGATCGAACGAATCAATCTTCGCATTTCGCGGTCGTTTCGCGAAGTGATCGACGAGACATGGCGCGAGCGAGGTTTTAATAGCCGAAGTGAGTTCATCCGATACGCACTCCGTGAGTCAGTAAACCATCCCGAGGGTGCTGGATTCTGGAAAGACCTCGCAGTTAGCGAGGCACAGTTTGATGACGGAGACGCTCGCTCGAGTGACGAGATCAAAGCAGAGTATGGGCTCGACGAGGAGTGA
- a CDS encoding biotin-dependent carboxyltransferase family protein yields MIEITDGGISTTVQDLGRFGQYHIGMPPSGAMDQFSHEVANALVGNDPDAATLEMTYAGANVRFEEDAVVALAGAKMPARIDGEAVPMHEAVRVEAGQELEMEFATEGARTYLAVTGGIDVPEVMESRSTYTLVGIGGHEGRTLEEGDELAVADNGTDLEAVVGNSAPEEHLRDFTTDSVRVVVGLCDYRLTDESRERLCDVEWTVTPEADRVGYRLEGPELEFVEREQPFGAGTDPSNVVDVGYPIGSIQLPQKPIVLMRDAVTGGGYATVGTVISADRDLLAQRRTHESVTFDAVTVDEALEVRQAIEDDLEAIRDGLEQ; encoded by the coding sequence ATGATCGAAATTACGGACGGCGGCATCTCGACGACCGTCCAGGATCTCGGCCGATTCGGCCAGTACCACATCGGAATGCCTCCGTCGGGCGCGATGGACCAGTTCTCCCACGAGGTGGCCAACGCCCTCGTCGGCAACGACCCCGACGCGGCGACCCTCGAGATGACCTACGCGGGAGCGAACGTCCGATTCGAGGAGGACGCCGTCGTCGCGCTCGCCGGCGCAAAGATGCCCGCCCGCATCGATGGGGAGGCCGTCCCGATGCATGAGGCGGTTCGCGTCGAGGCTGGCCAGGAACTCGAGATGGAGTTTGCGACCGAGGGTGCACGCACCTACCTCGCCGTGACCGGCGGCATCGACGTTCCGGAAGTGATGGAGAGTCGCTCGACGTACACGCTGGTCGGCATCGGCGGCCACGAAGGGCGAACGCTCGAGGAAGGGGACGAACTCGCCGTCGCCGACAACGGGACAGATCTCGAGGCCGTCGTCGGGAACAGCGCTCCCGAGGAACACCTCCGGGACTTCACGACGGACAGCGTCCGCGTCGTCGTCGGCCTCTGTGACTACCGGCTAACGGACGAGAGCCGCGAGCGGCTATGTGACGTCGAGTGGACGGTGACGCCCGAAGCCGACCGCGTCGGCTACCGCCTCGAGGGGCCCGAACTCGAGTTCGTCGAACGCGAGCAGCCCTTCGGCGCGGGGACCGATCCGTCGAACGTGGTCGACGTCGGCTACCCGATCGGCTCCATCCAGCTCCCACAGAAGCCGATCGTCCTGATGCGCGACGCCGTGACCGGCGGCGGCTACGCCACCGTCGGAACCGTGATCAGCGCCGACCGCGACCTGCTCGCACAGCGACGCACCCACGAGAGCGTCACCTTCGACGCCGTGACCGTCGACGAGGCACTCGAGGTTCGCCAAGCGATCGAGGACGACCTCGAGGCGATCCGGGACGGACTCGAGCAGTAG
- a CDS encoding 5-oxoprolinase subunit B family protein, producing the protein MTGERIERTDLPEPRYEFGGDDHVFVELDEAMSFDANFQAMAITQQIRDRDLEGVTEICPANASYMVRFDPDVIHPETMVDELKEIAAETDISEYSWETRIVEVPVLFDDPWTHETLMNFRDRHQDPDATDLEYSARINGFDSVEAFLDAFVGAPHMVTMVGFVPGLPWCFQMVPKSEQMEVPKYVQPRTDTPSRAVGFGGAFSVVYPVQGAGGYQLYGRTPIEVLDIDQELPAFEDSMVFPNPGDILTYRRIDREEYDAIREEVEAGTYEYTIEDVEFTPEEFFEAPHEYNERLMGVLAG; encoded by the coding sequence ATGACAGGAGAACGAATCGAGCGGACGGACCTCCCGGAGCCGCGATACGAGTTCGGGGGCGACGACCACGTCTTCGTCGAACTCGACGAGGCGATGAGTTTCGACGCCAACTTCCAGGCGATGGCGATCACCCAGCAGATCCGGGACCGCGACCTCGAGGGCGTCACCGAGATCTGTCCCGCCAACGCCTCGTACATGGTGCGGTTCGATCCCGACGTGATCCACCCCGAGACGATGGTCGACGAATTAAAAGAGATCGCCGCCGAGACCGACATCTCGGAGTACTCCTGGGAGACACGCATCGTCGAGGTGCCGGTGTTGTTCGACGACCCGTGGACTCACGAGACGCTCATGAACTTCCGGGATCGCCACCAGGACCCCGACGCGACGGACCTCGAGTACTCCGCGCGCATCAACGGCTTCGACTCCGTCGAGGCGTTTCTCGACGCGTTCGTCGGCGCGCCGCACATGGTGACGATGGTCGGCTTCGTCCCTGGCCTGCCGTGGTGTTTCCAGATGGTACCGAAGAGCGAACAGATGGAAGTTCCCAAGTACGTCCAGCCGCGGACCGACACGCCCAGCCGTGCTGTGGGCTTCGGCGGTGCGTTCTCGGTCGTCTATCCCGTCCAGGGGGCGGGCGGCTACCAGCTGTACGGCCGGACGCCGATCGAAGTGCTCGACATCGACCAGGAACTGCCCGCCTTCGAAGACTCGATGGTCTTTCCCAACCCCGGTGACATCCTGACCTACCGACGCATCGACCGCGAGGAGTACGACGCCATCCGCGAGGAAGTCGAAGCCGGCACCTACGAGTACACGATCGAAGACGTGGAGTTCACACCCGAGGAGTTCTTCGAAGCGCCACACGAGTACAACGAGCGGCTCATGGGGGTGCTCGCCGGATGA
- a CDS encoding DUF7342 family protein: protein MTKRSGPSDDPAAQWSADRTTFQRIYDVLVGTTNTASAQQFAEWADCSENGARQALEQLVEMGIAERATARPALYRRNPSYFRWKRVETLAREHNTSDLRARLEELLEADQGFQEKYGVPDPDAVVVADDPDESHEELHDRWEDLTEWRTTRRDITLLKRAVQRAESSNNDRARV from the coding sequence ATGACAAAACGATCTGGGCCGTCGGACGATCCAGCAGCGCAGTGGAGTGCAGACCGGACGACGTTTCAACGGATATACGACGTTCTCGTGGGGACCACGAACACTGCTTCCGCACAACAGTTCGCGGAGTGGGCGGACTGTTCCGAAAACGGCGCTCGCCAGGCGCTCGAACAGCTCGTCGAGATGGGGATTGCAGAGCGAGCGACGGCGCGACCGGCACTGTACCGACGAAATCCGTCGTACTTCCGATGGAAGCGCGTGGAGACGCTTGCACGTGAACACAACACGAGTGACCTTCGGGCTCGTCTCGAGGAACTCCTCGAAGCAGACCAGGGATTTCAGGAGAAATACGGTGTCCCCGATCCAGACGCCGTCGTCGTCGCTGATGATCCAGACGAGAGTCACGAAGAACTTCACGATCGGTGGGAAGACCTTACGGAATGGCGGACGACCCGGCGAGATATTACGCTCCTGAAACGCGCCGTCCAGCGAGCCGAGTCGTCCAACAATGATCGAGCACGGGTTTGA